The proteins below are encoded in one region of Cucurbita pepo subsp. pepo cultivar mu-cu-16 chromosome LG10, ASM280686v2, whole genome shotgun sequence:
- the LOC111804424 gene encoding binding partner of ACD11 1, with translation MQSQTRTVQARNVSDLATEREIHEFFSFSGEIEHVEIQCEQGQSKTAFVTFRDPKALEIALLLSGATIVDQIVSISPAENYVPRREMQEVRAVDNAAPLTPTENNFPSIEDSASQPSSGRMYVNRAQEVVASVLAKGSAIGQDAMNKAKAFDEKHQLTASASAKVLSFDRKVGLTEKLTVGISVVNEKVKSVDQKLHVSDKTMAAIFAAERKINDTGSAVKTSKYVTSGAAWLNGAFGKVAKAGQAAGTKTREKFHLAMSNLTSKGHPVAA, from the exons ATGCAG TCTCAGACGCGGACGGTTCAAGCCAGGAACGTGTCGGATCTAGCTACTGAGAGGGAGATTCATGagttcttctccttttctggAGAGATTGAGCACGTAGAAATCCAATG TGAGCAGGGGCAATCGAAGACTGCGTTCGTGACATTTAGAGATCCCAAAGCTCTTGAAATTGCCTTGTTGTTATCG GGTGCAACAATTGTAGATCAGATAGTGAGCATATCTCCTGCAGAAAATTATGTACCGAGAAGAGAAATGCAG GAAGTACGGGCTGTGGACAATGCTGCACCTCTCACTCCTACAGAAAATAATTTTCCTAGCATCGAG GATTCTGCGAGCCAGCCTAGCAGTGGAAGAATGTATGTTAATAGAGCACAAGAAGTAGTTGCAAGTGTGCTTGCTAAAGGTTCAGCAATTGGACAAGATGCCATGAACAAGGCAAAAGCATTTGATGAAAAACATCAGTTAACAGCTAGTGCATCTGCAAAGGTATTATCCTTTGACAGAAAGGTTGGGCTCACAGAGAAATTGACAGTTGGGATTTCGGTGGTTAACGAGAAAGTCAAGTCTGTAGATCAAAAGCTTCATGTTTCAGATAAAACAATGGCTGCAATCTTCGCAGCTGAGAGGAAAATCAATGATACAGGATCTGCTGTCAAAACAAGCAA GTATGTGACGTCGGGTGCTGCTTGGCTAAACGGTGCTTTTGGCAAGGTTGCAAAAGCAGGGCAGGCAGCAGGTACAAAAACCAGAGAGAAATTCCATTTGGCTATGTCGAACTTAACCTCAAAG GGACATCCAGTTGCTGCCTGA